The Camelus ferus isolate YT-003-E chromosome 13, BCGSAC_Cfer_1.0, whole genome shotgun sequence genome segment gctttaaaaattatattaacaaaatttaaattaactttaattaaCAAGTAAGCAGAAAAGTAGATTAAATTTACTCCACGTGACTCCAAAATCCAGGCTCCTAACCACTAACTAAACTGTCACTGACACAATACTAAGGTCTTTCAGTAAGAAATTATATAGGGAAGTAAATGGTAGGAAAATAtcaattgttaaattttaatacataatcTTCCAGGTAGAAGAGAAACATCAATTACGCAGTTGACAGAGTATAATACCAGTAACAAAATTAGGAatggaactgatttttgtatcatatacatatataaataacatgGATTCTATTCTTGTCAAAGTAGTAACCAGACTGCCGTTAAGTGGCTAAATTCCTAGAAAAAGGATACTTTCCAAGATGAATGCCTATTATCAACTGCtgagaggaattaaaaataaacctaacttgctaactgaaaaaaatttttaattattatttatacccttttttaaaaaaataacattttaaagaccTCAAATTATTTAGCAATAGTGAAACTGACACAAATGGATATATTTAGTAACCAAACTACCAAAAATTAAAGATTCTAATGAGGCATTGTTACCAAAATAATTACAATTCATtccaaaattttataattcattaaaatgaattttactttctaaaaggAAAAGGCTATGCTTTAGATTCACtgattttatcatcttttaacTCTTGATTATAGTTTATTCACAATAACTTGGGGTTTTCTTCACAATCAATATGTCACAAAATATTTCAGACTCGTAGCAAACCATGAAATTATACTTGTAAATTCTTGGCCATGAAGGAAACCCTAAAAAATGATCTAGTTCAGCTATATCATCTCACTACCAACATCAATCCTTACAGTATCAGAATCTACCCCATTTTTCTGGAGAGGAAATCCACACTGAGATCAACAGATGGGAAAAGCTCACCCTTTTATTCTGCATTTCATCCCTGTGCAGCCACCTCAGAAAGCGTGAGCTGAACTACATGCATCAGACTGCTGTTCATACCTGCTTATAGGCTGTGACACTTGTTGAACTAAAAACCTTCTGGGACTGGCAAGGACCAGAGCTACTATAGCAATAGCTCCCACAGTTCTCACAACAGTTCATGGTGAGGTTGTTGGTGgagtgaaattttgaaaaacaggcaTCACTACAAAGACCATGTACCACATTTTGATATTTAACTTCAAATCGTAtctaggaaataaaaacacatacagatacaaaataagcAGAGCCAGGTTAAAAATCTCTGATCTTTGAGCAGAATCGCAATGAAGGTGAAATGGAACTTACATCAGCATtcttctgacacatgctgcacCTAGTTGAAATGCTATTGGTATATATGGTAACAACAGGTTTTTTCTTTAGCTCATAAGAAGAAAGGCATGATTGGCTGCAGAAATCTTTGCTAGGAGAGGAATTTTCAAATCGGGTTGAGATCACATCCTTTGGATTTAAAatgtctctaaaaataaataacaaaggcaAAATGAAATGTGTTCTTCATAAttgtaatttcttcctctttgtgaGCTCAAATAACTACATTTGCTAAGGGCAGCTATTGTATAGTAGAAAATGGCTGGTCCTGGATAAGGCATCTGGAAAACTGGGTTTGATGATTAGTTCTGTTACTTATCAGCTGAGTGACAATGAGTGAGGCAATTactgtctcaatttcctcatgtataaaatggggtTTATAATATCTAATTTATACATGTGTTCAGGGAGAATTctattcaaaatatatccagCCAGATGCTCATGAAAAAAACATTGAGGCTTCCAGCTCCAACCGAGTTTCATCCACTGGAGCCAATGGAACAAGTGGCCATCCCATAACTCCACACCACAAAACACTTGTCCTCTTATTAGCCAGTAGCTGCTAAGAGTAGAAACGTGAATGAGACAAGGaatggaaactttttaaaatttaaatgcaagATTTGGGAAACAGATAAAGTACCAAAGATTCAAATTGAAATTTAACATGATACGTAAAACTTCAGTATAACACAGAAACAAATGACAAAGGGGCTATTAAGGCTTGGTATCAGAGGACAGATGGAAACATGAATGAGACAGAACAAAAATAATTGAGTTGTTTTGTGAGATTCCTAGAGTTATTTTGTAAGGGCTCATTGTTGCAATAAGCACTGCCAGTAAAAACAGAGGCTAAGTACTGCCATTCTTCCGACAAGCACAAAACTGAAGGAAGTAGTCATTAATTAAAAACACTAGTACAGgctacaaaataaagaataataatggCAGTAACATTATATACTACAGTAATGTATACTCAGTAATTACTACATGTCAGGCATTGTTCTCTTTACTCAAATTATCCAATTTCATTATCACAAAAACTCCATAAGGTAAGTATTATTAGGAGACCAAATCAGAAAGATTAAATAGCTTGTCAAAGTCAGTCAGCTGGTGGGCAGTGAAGCCAGAATACAAATCGAGGCAGTCTGATTCGACAGTCCATGGAGTCCATCATTCCACCATTCTGCCTTCCATTCTGTCCCTTTATTATACAAAACTATTCTATGGTAAACTGCAAAAGAATAACAACAGAGTAcgattttaattttctaaaacttacCTAACCTTAAAAACATGACAGTTAAATCTTAGAAACCAAGTGGATATGCTTACACACTGATGAagtattaattttgaaaagtgatttttctATGAAATCAGACCAATTAAGAATGTTATTTAATAATGTAAATCTGCCAGTGCcatgtatatgtaaataaaccAATGAGAATGACTTTTTAGTGAAAAATCTGTgcacataaatataaatgcatcCTAAACCTTACACATCCAAAAGAATGTtacatcttcatatttattttagaaaaaccaCACCTCTTTCAACAACGACATGGCTTGAACGTTTTTTCTAAcgtctcttttaatttttaagaactctaagcacaattttattttaaagtcaaatatcATGTTTAACAGTATGACAGTTTAATCATCCTCGACAGTCAGCTGGTAAGGCAACAAGCGACTTCCGGCAATTtgcaaaaaacaaacccaagctGAAATACAGATTTATCACCTAACTTAGTCTAAAGGAATGTCTCATAGACTCTGAAGGCAATGCCAAATCAAGagataaaaattttgttttgaacaaCAGCACTGTCGTAAAAAGCCAATGACAAGAGTGACTATTTTTAAGGGAATAATATGCATTTGGATGTATAAGTTGTGTTACgctctttaaaatttattttcttttggtatttgATATGTTGAAACTGAatatctaaaaacagaaaactaaatttaCCCTTCCAGATCAGTTTCATGAGAATGATATAAAAGAGTTAAAGTAAGGTATTGGAAGGGCATTTTGGAACAAAGCTAAATTTGaacatttaagtaaaatatttaaaaattcctccttccttttggTTGGAGATTTCCATTTTAACAGGATCTACTTTTAGAAGCTTAACATAAAAAGCAGATAAAGAAACTATCATGTATctccaaagacaaaacaaaacataatttataaCATAAATTATATGTTAAGTACACAAAATAATatcaaatttattattaaaagataataGGATCCCACTTATTAAGAATTTGCTATGTACTAAGTCCTATGCTAACACTGTCTTATTAAAATCTGAGGAAGCAACTACTATTTGccaatgaagaaactaaggcttagaaaagttaaatatctagcccaaggtcatacagctaataaaTTAGTAATAGCATCATGGTCTAAAACCAACCTCTCAACTTCTCTTGCTCTACTTTAGTAACTACTGACAACGCACTGTATTCCTAGAATTACATCAGCACACAAACAGGCAAAATATGTCAACTTCTTCAGACTTACTGAGGTAGAAAAAGTTTATGTGACTCTGTTGCTGCTACTTCTCTCTGCATCTATGCATCATTACAGAGCAACAACAACCCCCCAAAAAGCTCACAAggatgttttagaaataaatgcattattttttttgccatttaggGTTTATACCTTCTAAAGAATTAAATAACTTTCATATACTATTGTGAATGAGGCATTGTTTCattctatacttcaataattttcaagataacaagtaatttttaatggttgTTGTCTACAGTTAGAGTAGATATACAATATATAAGCAGTCCTACATTCCTCACaaatagtttgtttctttctagTAAAATCTAAATTGAAAGAGATAGGAAAACTGGTTTAGGCAATACCTTCTTACATCAAGTCACTTATTTCACTTTACAAAATACTTGCAAACTTCTCAATTAGCTAAAAAGTATTTCCAGAGAAATGTGCTAAAGAGATTTACAACAGCAATAGCATGTTTGAACTAAACATActaaaaaagtaaagcaaaaaggGATGTGATTAAGAATTTCATACTTTGAGCAGTTTGTGCAGGTTTTCTTGGGAGGAGGCAATAGGCAGACAGGTGAGGAATATCCGGTGATACACTTTGTGGAGCAAAATAGCTGAGTAGATCCTGTCTTATGATATGCAGTTTGCCCcttataaagcatttttttacAACCAGAACAAAAAACCTGAAGAGCTACAGCAGGAACCGAAGGAAGTGATATATTTGGGCCAGATGATGCAAGAGAAAGCTGAAAGCCTGGGGTCAACTGTTGGGCtacaaagacaaaataagaaaaacaagttttatatcaacatgaacatatatacattctccGTTTTCTAGGGCAAACTCCCTCGGTCTTGAAATCCAATGTTGAGGCAATAAGCACTCTAAAACAGGTGGTTTCGAACTTTTTTAACCATGATCCATAGTAACaatatttcactttaaacccaggagacacatacatatgtgtaaatgtatataaaacttAGTAGCTGAAACAGCAGTTTCATGAAATTATGTTTCCTTACTATATGCATCACACTCTGATACACAGCTGGCCCTGAACAGCGCCAGCCCCACGCAGCTGAAAGCCCACGTCCCGCTATCTCTGCCTCAGAGACAGAAGAACTGACAAATGGCTCATCCAGGGGCAAGAGGCTGAAACAGTTTGGACAGATTCTAATAGACCCGaattcttttgattccacatattaTGATCTCTAATCGAACACAAAAATTTCCTCACCCTTcaagatctgtaaaatgaaaatacaggtgccatatttattgaaaaactcatgtgtaagtggacctgcacacTTCAAGcccgtgttgttcaagagtcaactgtaatcttattatatttcactttttaaaatactggtcAAGACCACTACCCAGTTTGAAAAGTACTTGCTttatctaaaagaagaaaaagacatgagAAGGTACTTTCCCTCAATTCTACTAGTCAGAATATAACAAATACCAATTATAACAGATCTATTTCTTACCAAGAGGACTGTCACTGACTGAAAACACAGCACTAATTTTCAGTTCACTTTCTTGAGTTTTTGGTTTTGAAGCATGTACatattccttaaagaaaaaacaaagagagaaagaaatgaatacagtGTTAGTATCTAAATAAACTAGAAATTCAAGCAAAAAATAATTGTCATATTCATCTCTTCTACATTATAATCGTAATCACCTTCACAAATACCTCAAAAGTCAGAATTTATAAGTTATTAGACTggatttaatctttacaaaaagGATCTTTAGAATTGGAGAAccttttataataattatatttacttttctacAAATGTAATCTTGATATATGGGAGTAATACCCAGCTATTTCAATGCTGAGCACTACCCCCTTTTTTAGGCTATGTTTATAAgagcaataaatgaaataaatctgaaTGATTTAAATTTAGATCAAATTAGTAATTTTAGCCAACAGATTTATAAGCAGTCATATCTGTTAATGGCAGAAAAGACACAAGAGTTTCAATGCAATCTGCTCATTATACATAAAAATCATCACAGCCTAAATCAGGTTTATCCTTAATATGTTcttcaaaatgctttaaaataacatgtaatcatgaaaaagaattaaatagataTACCTATCTTGAACAAGACTGCCCTTTATTCTGAGATCAGAATCAGCCTACATTTCGGGGGAGGGGCGATATTACAACAGCcttacatatttcaaaataagaagttttttaaaatagtcttacTTTTCTGAAACAATGGTGATAGTAAATGGTAGCTGTATTTTTAATCTTCCTATACCTAGCAAAATAAATGACTGATATGTCAGCTCCCAAAATTACTCTGAAATTTCTTTGGACTATTAAATGCCATAGACTAGGAAACAATGCATAATTTACCACTTCTACAATAAATGTTATGGCACCAAATAAGCTGCTGCCTACAAGGCAGGAACTATAGTACTTtccttacagatgaggacagtgaAGCTTAGAGATGTTCATCAACTTGTCTAAAATCACAGAGATACTAAATGCACAGATGGGaatcaaacccaggtctctctcTTCCAAAACCCATGCTATCTTCCTCATAAATGTACAAATACAATATAACATAATTATATAATGAGCTCAAACCCTGGCCCCCTAGTGAAACTCAGTTCCCCTGTTGTAGCCTCTCTCATCTCCTTTCACTCAGCACATTTGTCATAATACATCATTTCATATGTATCTGGGAGATCATCTGTTTAATGTCTaataccctcctcctcctccccaaaacatACACTAGAGGAGCATGTCCACTATGGACAGGGATCATCTCTGTTTTTCCACCTCTGTACATTCAGTACGCAGCACAGTCAACATAACACAACAGAGGCAACTATGGGTTCTGACAGCAGATAGAAACAGGTGTGATCTTGGTTCTtaaacaagttatttaatctttcttagtttcaattttcttatctataaaataaagataataatatctAATTCATAGGGCTAGATTGATGGGGGATAAGTGATTTAATACAAATAAAGTATATAACATGATGCATTACAGTTAGCCAAAAGTTAAGCATGATATACAAACAAAAATGCTAGCTAGctcttattattttcataattatggcattttaataaatatttgttaaacaaatgaagCCAAGCCTATTCAATCCATAGTGGATGTTCTTAAACATTATACttaaataacaatatttatttattggcacTTGCAAGAAGGGGAGGAAGTTATAGGTACCTCTACACACCTTCAACTTAccaaaaagaacacttaaaactcaataaaaaataactctgCCTTATTATCAACTCGGTCTCTAGCATTTTCCTAATATGCCTGTTATATTTCTCTGTCAGTTTCTCTGACTTCACAAAGTAACTGTTCCACACCTTCATCACTCATAAATCCCAACTCCACATATTTCCTGCTCAGTaatgttttgatttctatttccaaaataaaagttattttaaaagtcttactTTCCTGAAACAAGGGTGATAATAAACAgtggttatatttttaatctcCCTATACTTTGCAAAACAAACGACTGATATGTCAGTTCTCAAAGTTACTTTGAAATGTCTTTGGATTATTAAATACCAAGAAAATAGAAGCAACTAAGTAAGAACTCCTTCAACATCTTGATTCCCCTCTCCACCATGCCTACAAATTGATCAGCACACTGTCCTTGAACCTTAGAGGAAAAGGCAATCTTCTTAGCCATGGCTAGAATATTGCTTGTGTTCAGGATCCACCCCTCTACTTCTTACAGAACTTCATACTGTCTTTGTGTAGCTTCAGCCTCTGTCCACCTCATCAACTGAAAGAAGCATGAGCTGTAAAGAGGCAAAAAGGCAGTTTATTTGGGGTCTTAGAATTGTAATTTGGGGAATCACAGATTCTGGAGGAACTGAGAACAGTGTCCCACTGGAGGAAATGGGTAGAGGTTTTTATGGGGAAAAGGAGGAAGTTCATGCAGGTTTACACAAGCAACCAAGAATTTGGATTGGAGGATAAATCTGTACATACGACAGGATTATCAAGCGCACCTCCTCCATGACTAGAGAAAGGTATCTTTTCCTTAGTCCAGAAAAAGTCCTGTTATCAGCACTGTTCTTTCCTTTTGGCAACTCAGCCACTCTTCAGCAGTTTTATGTTAGAGTTCAGCAAAAGTTCAGCACGGGCAGCCAACACGGAGGTCCTCAGGGCAGTCTCAGTCATTTCTGACACTGTTTCTTTCACAATCTCCATGCTGGTTTCTTCTCAGCTTATAAGGAACCTATTCCCTAAGAAACTACtgccctccctttctctccctttacaACCAAACTTAGAGAAAACATACTCcattctttctttacttcctcACTTTGATTCTCTCCTGAACCCAATGCAATCAAGCCACTGCTTCTTAAGATGACCAATCAACTCACAATTGCCTAAATCATTcaacatttttaggtttttatctCGGCCTCTGATATATCTGGCACTGCCAATGATTCCATCAGTTGTCTTCTGTTTATGTTACTTCAACTCATTACTATTTCTTAGTATCCTTCATTGATCTTATTATATTCACCCCTAAAGTCAACGGTTCCCAAATTCTGTGGCATCAGAAGCCTCCAAAAGTCTTGATAAGACATAGACTGCTGGGTTTCAGCctcagagcttctgattcagcaggtctggagtggggcccaagaagacacatttctaacaagttcccaggtaatgACGAGGCTGCTGCCTGGGGGACTACTTTGAAGCCATTCTGAAGACCCAAATTAACCTAGTTCCCAGCTTTCTATCCTGAGCtctacttttcttctctcttgttcCCTGAACAATCTCATCCGCATTCAGGACTTCAACTATCGTCTATCAGaggtagcaaataaaaatataacagacTCAGTTAAATCTggatttcaaataaacaacaaataattttagtatatcccaaatattgcatgaaacatacttatatgaaaaaataatcatcattCATTTGATAGTCAAAATTAACATAGCATTCTACATTTTATCTGGCAACACTATACGTACAGGTAGATAACTTACTAATCTCTAAATACCATATCCGTATGTGCAAATACCTCCTAGTGCAAATTACGACTTGAATGTCCCATGAGCCCCTTAAAAACAACAGATCCCAAACTACTTATTACTTCCCCCTAAATCCTATTCGTAGCCCCTCAGTAAATAGTATCATCACAAACTCAACTCACTGAGGCCAGAAACCTCTGAGTATTCCCGAACTCCTCTTTGATCCTCACACCTCATATGCTATCTCTAAGTTAAATCAATTCTacttaaatatgtaaaatctATTCTCATCTCCCACTTTACTGTTGAAATACTCAACCACTAAACATGCCACGTTGTCTCATTCCTCCATGACCTGGCACATGCTGTTCTGTCTGAAGGTCTTAATCAAGTGTTATAACTCATGTGCTGCCTGCCCTGGGTagccttcctcttctccctagACAGACCTAAAGGTGCCTTTCCCTATGCTCCCAAGGCACcttacacaatttttttaaattacaataattacataatattGTGATTTTGTATCTGGACAGAGGTGGCACAAAGCAACAGAAAGAGTATAAGTTTGGAGCCAGTCAGAACGAAGTTCCTATTCTACCTCTGATGCTTCTTTTGAGTttggtaagttacttaacctatcCTGCCCTCAGATCCTCAATCCTATGGTTGTTGAGAAGGCATAAGACATACTTAGCATAGTTAGCATACCAACTGACAGGGCACAGTCACTCAACAAATCATTACCTTTCATTTCCATAACTTTACTCCCCCTTACGCTATCAATTTGGTTGAGAGCAGAGGCCCTATCTTTTCACTTCTGCAGCtcttctgaaaacaaaatcaCTAATACAGCTTAGCATCCTGGTTAAGGGTTTGGGCTCTTGAACCAGAATGCTTGGGTTCAAAAGCTAGCTCAGCCATTTACTAGTTGGGGTACGTTTAGCAAGTTACtatctgtgtctcagtttccttgtgtgtaaaGCAGGAATAGTAATGGTACTTAATTTGTATGGTGGTGAGTGTTGTGTGAATTCATTATGTAAACTGCTTAGAACCCTGTTCAACAAGTGCTACAGGTTATATAAGCAGGAATAAATACTCACTGAATGATTGAATGAGAGCTCAACCATAGCTTTAATATCCAGAACAGATCCTTAGTAtatcagaaaatattaaattttttcaattttttgtctaTCTTCCAATATTCACACAACATGAAAAATGGCACACACTATGTGTTCAATTGGTTTTTCCATCATAGTCCACACTCAATCATGAAAAATTACAGCCCATTCATCTTGAAGCATTAATATAAGCCAAAGAGAACTCAGTAAGTCCCTATCGATTTAAATTTACAATGTAAACTGTTACAGGATTTTCattatcataatttttatattcagaaaGAACACTCAACTCATAGtacaatatttgttaaatttttatactACAGGCAAGATACAATGAAAGAAATA includes the following:
- the ZMYM6 gene encoding zinc finger MYM-type protein 6 isoform X5; this translates as MKEPLDGECGKAMAPQQGLLDKIKEEPDNAQEYVHASKPKTQESELKISAVFSVSDSPLAQQLTPGFQLSLASSGPNISLPSVPAVALQVFCSGCKKMLYKGQTAYHKTGSTQLFCSTKCITGYSSPVCLLPPPKKTCTNCSKDILNPKDVISTRFENSSPSKDFCSQSCLSSYELKKKPVVTIYTNSISTRCSMCQKNADIRFEVKYQNVVHGLCSDACFSKFHSTNNLTMNCCENCGSYCYSSSGPCQSQKVFSSTSVTAYKQNSAQTPPYALGKSLRPSAEMIETTNDSGKTELFCSINCLSAYRVKTVISSGVQVLCHSCKTSAIPQYHLAMSNGTIYSFCSSSCVVAFQNVFNKPKGTNSSAVPVSQGQVVVSPPSGSAVSAGGG